The nucleotide window CAGTTGTAGTACCTAATACATCTTTCGCGATATGTGCAACTAGATTTTCAGTTAAATTCATAATATCACGATAATCAGCATACGCCTCATATAACTCTATCATAGTGAATTCGGGATTATGACGTGTTGATACACCTTCATTTCTGAAAACACGACCTATTTCATAAACCTTCTCCAAGCCGCCTACAATTAACCTCTTAAGGTGTAGTTCAATAGCTATACGCATATATAGCTCCATATCTAAAGCATTATGGTGAGTAATAAACGGTTTAGCTGCTGCCCCACCCGCTATAGAGTGCATCATAGGTGTTTCTACTTCTAAATAACCACGATCATCTAAATAACGTCGCATAGATTGTAATATCTTACTACGTGCTATGAACGTATCACGGCTATCTAAATTCATAATTAAATCTAGGTAACGTTGACGATAGCGTTGTTCAACATCTTTCAAACCATGAAATTTTTCTGGCAGCGGACGAAGAGATTTTGTTAGAAAGGTAAACTCAGTCACCTTAATAGATAATTCTCCAACCTTAGTTTTAAATACTTGTCCCGTAACCGCAATAATATCACCAAGATCTGCTTTATCAAAAATATCGTATTGCTCATCCCCAACTGCATCTTGACGAACATATATTTGTATTTGTCCATGTAAATCTTGAATATGTGCGAAACCAGCTTTACCTTTACCGCGCTTTGTCATAATACGACCAGCAATTGTTGCAACACTTGCCTTTTCGTCTAACTCTTCTTTAGTTAGTTCACCATATTGGTTTACTAAATCCTGTGTAGAGTGACTTCTATCAAAACGTTTTCCAAATGGGTCAATCCCTTTTTCCTTTAACTGGGACAGCTTTTCCCTTCTTACCTTCAATAGATCATTTAACTCTTCATGACTCACTTAAATCAACTCCAAACTAAATTTTTCAATATTAAAAAACTAACACTCTAAAATTGCTACCTCTGAACGCATGGATACTGTTAAAACACAAAACATTATGTATTATTTTAGTCTACTTTATTTTAACAAAAAACTGCCAGTCGAAACTGGCAGTATTGAAAATTATCTCACGGGTATTATATGGGACAGCTACAATGTTGTCAAATAAATTTATACAACCTTCAAGTCTATTATTTCGTCTT belongs to Bacillus sp. Marseille-P3661 and includes:
- the lysS gene encoding lysine--tRNA ligase, with protein sequence MSHEELNDLLKVRREKLSQLKEKGIDPFGKRFDRSHSTQDLVNQYGELTKEELDEKASVATIAGRIMTKRGKGKAGFAHIQDLHGQIQIYVRQDAVGDEQYDIFDKADLGDIIAVTGQVFKTKVGELSIKVTEFTFLTKSLRPLPEKFHGLKDVEQRYRQRYLDLIMNLDSRDTFIARSKILQSMRRYLDDRGYLEVETPMMHSIAGGAAAKPFITHHNALDMELYMRIAIELHLKRLIVGGLEKVYEIGRVFRNEGVSTRHNPEFTMIELYEAYADYRDIMNLTENLVAHIAKDVLGTTTVNYGDHEVNLEPEWTRLHMVDAIKQYVGVDFWRQMTDEEARQLAKEHNVEITETMTFGHVVNEFFEQKIEEKLIQPTFIYGHPLEISPLAKKNEEDPRFTDRFELFIVGREHANAFTELNDPIDQKQRFEAQLLERAQGNDEAHMMDDDFVEALEYGMPPTGGLGIGIDRLVMLLTNSPSIRDVLLFPLMRHRD